The Desulfatibacillum aliphaticivorans DSM 15576 genome has a segment encoding these proteins:
- a CDS encoding phage holin family protein, with product MQGLAIRWLVLTISIIMVSYLLDGIHVSGFFSAFFAAAVLSALNAFFRPILLILTLPINVLSLGLFTLVINAAMLKMAQGVIPGFEVVGFWTSVFGALLISIASWAMNSLISGQGNVRVIRMDNRRGKFWD from the coding sequence ATGCAGGGATTGGCGATTCGCTGGCTTGTTCTGACTATTTCCATCATCATGGTGTCCTACTTGTTGGACGGCATTCACGTGAGCGGATTTTTTTCCGCCTTTTTTGCGGCCGCGGTTCTTTCGGCCCTGAACGCATTTTTCCGCCCTATTCTGCTTATACTCACCCTGCCCATCAACGTGCTCAGCTTGGGCCTGTTTACCCTGGTCATCAACGCGGCCATGCTCAAAATGGCCCAGGGCGTGATCCCCGGGTTTGAAGTGGTGGGATTCTGGACCTCGGTGTTCGGTGCCTTGCTCATCAGCATTGCAAGCTGGGCCATGAATTCGCTAATCAGCGGCCAGGGAAACGTGCGGGTGATCCGCATGGATAATCGGAGAGGGAAATTCTGGGATTAA